A window from Actinomycetospora corticicola encodes these proteins:
- the sepH gene encoding septation protein SepH, which produces MRELRVVGLGDDTSTVILEDPIRHERFTIPSDERLRAAARGDVRRLGQMEIETTSPLRPRDIQARIRSGESVADVAAGAGVPAAHVERFAYPVLLERARVAEIARRGHHVPAEGPADPRTLGETIGSVLSGRGQDASDATWDAWKGEDGRWVVAMSWRTGHSDHLAHWTYTPGASGGAVQPRDESARDVMGLDPAPGPRRADGSAARPAVGNGGEAPEEVAEPEQQQEEESAVAVGGGPAPRPNAATRPTGGTRARGSRSVPDQRTPERPRQARPRETSRTDPGRDDGGGAGGTGKGRPKSHPIVPSWEDVLLGVRSPRS; this is translated from the coding sequence ATGCGCGAGCTCCGGGTCGTGGGCCTGGGTGACGACACGTCGACGGTGATCCTCGAGGACCCGATCCGCCACGAGCGGTTCACCATCCCCTCCGACGAGCGGCTCCGGGCCGCCGCGCGGGGCGACGTGCGGCGGCTGGGACAGATGGAGATCGAGACGACGTCGCCGCTGCGGCCGCGCGACATCCAGGCGCGGATCCGCAGCGGGGAGTCGGTCGCCGACGTGGCGGCCGGGGCGGGGGTCCCGGCGGCGCACGTCGAGCGGTTCGCCTACCCGGTGCTGCTCGAGCGCGCCCGGGTCGCCGAGATCGCCCGGCGGGGCCACCACGTGCCCGCGGAGGGACCGGCGGATCCGCGGACGCTGGGCGAGACGATCGGCTCGGTGCTCTCCGGCCGCGGCCAGGACGCCTCCGACGCGACGTGGGACGCCTGGAAGGGCGAGGACGGGCGCTGGGTGGTGGCCATGTCGTGGCGCACCGGGCACTCCGACCACCTCGCCCACTGGACCTACACCCCCGGTGCCTCCGGGGGTGCGGTGCAGCCCCGCGACGAGTCGGCGCGGGACGTGATGGGGCTCGACCCGGCGCCCGGGCCGCGCCGCGCGGACGGCAGCGCCGCCCGACCCGCCGTCGGGAACGGCGGCGAGGCGCCGGAGGAGGTCGCCGAGCCCGAGCAGCAGCAGGAGGAGGAGTCGGCGGTCGCCGTCGGCGGTGGACCGGCGCCGCGCCCGAACGCCGCCACGCGGCCGACGGGCGGGACCCGGGCCCGGGGCTCGCGCTCCGTCCCGGACCAGCGGACCCCCGAACGCCCCCGTCAGGCCCGTCCGCGGGAGACCTCGCGGACGGACCCGGGTCGGGACGACGGCGGAGGGGCCGGTGGGACCGGCAAGGGCCGGCCGAAGTCGCACCCGATCGTCCCCTCGTGGGAGGACGTGCTGCTCGGGGTGCGCTCACCCCGCAGTTAG
- a CDS encoding DUF2537 domain-containing protein, protein MTVLEVGARRGRALVGGHPLGAAVDEGWGHYAPGADLTPGLVGELDDWARAADAWERSGAGPRSSEGVRVSRTGRHLAARVSVVLRRPVDYRDPVTGLRIPLRAVTTAPRVPAVPLPTRRRGRRVPGTVSTVFTEPTPWVTGTTLAAIVAGLVLAANLALALPLVAGLGWFGVLIDLVVVAGLVPALWLNRTVPTWRWAVWGAFTGMGLAVPPLVVAVLTAG, encoded by the coding sequence GTGACCGTCCTCGAGGTCGGCGCCCGCCGCGGGCGTGCCCTGGTGGGCGGCCACCCGCTCGGGGCGGCCGTCGACGAGGGCTGGGGCCACTACGCGCCCGGCGCGGACCTCACGCCCGGCCTCGTGGGCGAGCTCGACGACTGGGCCCGGGCGGCCGACGCCTGGGAGCGCTCCGGGGCCGGCCCCCGGTCGTCGGAGGGCGTCCGGGTCAGCCGGACCGGCCGGCACCTCGCGGCGCGGGTCTCGGTGGTGCTGCGGCGCCCGGTGGACTACCGCGACCCCGTGACCGGGCTGCGCATCCCGCTGCGCGCGGTGACCACCGCGCCGCGGGTGCCCGCGGTGCCGCTCCCGACCCGTCGTCGGGGCCGCCGCGTGCCCGGGACCGTCTCGACCGTCTTCACCGAGCCCACTCCCTGGGTGACCGGGACGACCCTCGCCGCGATCGTGGCGGGCCTCGTGCTCGCGGCGAACCTGGCGCTGGCGCTGCCGTTGGTCGCCGGGCTGGGGTGGTTCGGCGTGCTGATCGACCTCGTGGTCGTCGCGGGCCTCGTGCCCGCGCTGTGGCTCAACCGCACGGTGCCGACGTGGCGCTGGGCGGTGTGGGGTGCCTTCACCGGGATGGGGCTCGCGGTCCCACCCCTGGTGGTCGCGGTCCTAACTGCGGGGTGA
- a CDS encoding TrmH family RNA methyltransferase — translation MARIVELDGAGEPDPPAVRHALLDDFRDLSRADRRPDRPGGRGLVLAEGTVVVRRLLASPYPPRALLGVPRRIHELAPELAALDVPAFVTDADTMAEVVGFHLNRGVLASADRAPAPDLDDLLAHATRVAVLEGVNDHENLGSLFRNAAALGVDAVLLAPGCADPLYRRSVRVSMGHVLRVPFVIASWPELTTALRAHGFVLGALTPAGDVAPGALADRERVALLLGAEGPGLSDEALALAEVHVRIPMVPGVDSLNVATAGAVAFHAVGSAGTA, via the coding sequence GTGGCGCGGATCGTGGAACTCGACGGAGCGGGGGAGCCCGATCCACCCGCCGTCCGGCACGCCCTGCTGGACGACTTCCGCGACCTCTCCCGGGCGGACCGTCGCCCGGACCGCCCCGGCGGCCGGGGTCTGGTGCTGGCCGAGGGCACGGTGGTGGTGCGCCGGCTGCTCGCCTCGCCGTACCCGCCGCGGGCCCTGCTCGGCGTGCCCCGGCGCATCCACGAACTCGCGCCCGAGCTCGCCGCGCTCGACGTCCCCGCCTTCGTCACCGACGCGGACACCATGGCCGAGGTCGTGGGCTTCCACCTCAACCGCGGGGTGCTCGCGAGCGCCGACCGCGCCCCCGCCCCGGACCTCGACGACCTGCTCGCGCACGCGACCCGCGTCGCGGTCCTGGAGGGCGTCAACGACCACGAGAACCTCGGCTCGCTGTTCCGCAACGCCGCCGCGCTCGGCGTGGACGCCGTGCTGCTGGCCCCGGGCTGCGCGGACCCGCTCTACCGGCGCAGCGTCCGCGTGTCGATGGGCCATGTCCTGCGCGTGCCGTTCGTGATCGCGTCCTGGCCGGAGCTCACCACCGCGCTGCGCGCCCACGGCTTCGTCCTCGGGGCCCTCACGCCCGCGGGGGACGTCGCGCCGGGCGCGCTGGCCGACCGCGAGCGCGTCGCCCTGCTGCTCGGTGCCGAGGGCCCGGGGCTGTCCGACGAGGCCCTGGCCCTCGCCGAGGTCCACGTGCGCATCCCGATGGTGCCGGGCGTCGACTCCCTGAACGTCGCGACGGCGGGAGCGGTCGCCTTCCACGCCGTCGGCAGCGCGGGGACCGCGTGA
- a CDS encoding bifunctional nuclease domain-containing protein: MSEMRVVGVLAVDDAAQQTASDANRHPVVLLQETTGKRCLQIWIGLAEAEAIALEQQGRLPERPLTHVLIADVVTALGRTLERIEITEVRGGTFYADLVFDRGLRVSARPSDSIAIALHVDVPIHATEAVLVEAGVLVDDDESSGEEGEGDGAADVPDEEEVDRFRAFLDNVSPEDFGRGS; the protein is encoded by the coding sequence GTGAGCGAGATGCGGGTGGTCGGCGTCCTGGCCGTCGACGACGCGGCACAGCAGACGGCGTCGGACGCCAACCGGCATCCGGTGGTGCTCCTGCAGGAGACGACGGGCAAGCGGTGCCTCCAGATCTGGATCGGCCTGGCGGAGGCCGAGGCGATCGCCCTGGAGCAGCAGGGCCGACTGCCCGAACGCCCCCTGACGCACGTCCTGATCGCCGACGTGGTCACGGCGCTCGGGCGCACCCTGGAGCGGATCGAGATCACCGAGGTGCGCGGCGGCACCTTCTACGCCGACCTGGTCTTCGACCGCGGACTGCGGGTCTCCGCCCGCCCCAGCGACTCGATCGCGATCGCGCTGCACGTCGACGTGCCGATCCACGCCACCGAGGCCGTGCTGGTCGAGGCCGGGGTGCTCGTCGACGACGACGAGTCCTCCGGCGAGGAGGGCGAGGGCGACGGCGCGGCCGACGTGCCCGACGAGGAGGAGGTCGACCGCTTCCGGGCCTTCCTCGACAACGTCTCCCCCGAGGACTTCGGCCGCGGTTCCTGA